In Nostoc sp. GT001, a genomic segment contains:
- a CDS encoding YqaE/Pmp3 family membrane protein, translating to MDLVRILCAIFLPPLGVFLQVGFGVDFWINILLTLFGYIPGIIHAIWIIAKK from the coding sequence ATGGATTTAGTTCGGATTCTGTGTGCCATTTTCCTACCGCCTTTGGGAGTTTTTTTACAAGTAGGTTTTGGTGTAGACTTTTGGATTAATATACTTTTGACGCTGTTTGGTTACATTCCGGGAATTATTCATGCAATATGGATAATTGCTAAAAAATAA
- a CDS encoding carbonic anhydrase, with protein MKYNSIDELLRNNQAWVAEKLALDPTYFQELSSGQTPPFLYIGCSDSRLALTRFTRTEPGELFVHRNIANQVSLTDINFLAVLEYAILHLKVEHIIVCGHYDCGGIKAALEGRTIGILDNWVNPIRELYLEKQEEIDTLPTREERLNRLAEINVVAQVKNLYQTSIMRQALHERKAPMVHGWVLDIRTGLIKDLNVSTVQWQLHICPLLLEFRLYAMLKN; from the coding sequence ATGAAATATAACAGCATTGATGAACTCCTCAGAAATAATCAGGCTTGGGTTGCCGAAAAGCTAGCCCTAGATCCAACTTACTTTCAAGAATTATCTAGTGGACAAACACCACCCTTTCTATACATTGGGTGTTCTGATAGTCGTCTGGCATTAACAAGGTTTACCCGTACAGAACCAGGAGAGTTATTTGTACATCGTAATATTGCCAATCAAGTTTCTCTAACGGATATAAACTTTTTAGCCGTTTTAGAATACGCAATTTTACACCTGAAAGTGGAACACATTATCGTTTGTGGTCACTACGATTGCGGAGGAATTAAGGCAGCTTTAGAAGGGAGAACTATCGGAATTCTTGATAACTGGGTAAATCCGATTCGGGAACTGTATTTAGAGAAACAAGAAGAAATTGATACCTTGCCAACAAGAGAAGAACGTCTGAATCGCTTGGCAGAAATCAATGTTGTGGCGCAAGTGAAAAATCTTTACCAAACTTCCATCATGCGTCAAGCACTCCATGAGCGAAAAGCGCCTATGGTTCATGGCTGGGTACTAGATATACGCACTGGACTAATCAAAGATTTAAACGTTTCAACTGTGCAATGGCAATTGCACATCTGCCCCTTGCTTCTAGAATTTAGACTCTATGCCATGTTAAAAAATTAG
- a CDS encoding DUF5340 domain-containing protein produces the protein MEQIPLPSPIHYELILQLLERQTMLAVNDNPDLRHQVNQLIITLRKAAVQQKRLEEICEFSSVTIDHRWSINHHNDNKVVAPD, from the coding sequence ATGGAGCAAATTCCTCTACCTTCGCCTATTCACTACGAACTTATACTTCAACTCTTAGAAAGACAAACTATGTTAGCAGTAAATGATAACCCAGATTTACGGCATCAGGTGAATCAGTTAATTATTACTCTCCGTAAAGCTGCTGTACAGCAAAAGCGACTAGAAGAAATTTGCGAGTTTTCCTCTGTAACTATCGATCACCGTTGGTCAATCAACCATCATAACGATAACAAAGTTGTTGCCCCCGATTGA
- the trpC gene encoding indole-3-glycerol phosphate synthase TrpC, with protein sequence MQIRRRSPNPAIDVSILRYQAVVPDAAPNNILEEIVWQKEVEYDQMREKVPLQELRKQVLTAPPTRDFVAALHQGKTKPALIAEVKKASPSKGVLREDFDPVAIALSYQQGGASCLSVLTDVKFFQGSFENLAKVRAAVDLPLLCKEFIVYPYQMYLARIHGADAILLIAAILSDQDLKYFLKIANNLKMATLVEVHSLAELDRVLALDGVSLVGINNRNLEDFSVDLQTTCQLLAARGRQLQEKDILVVSESGLHNTEDLSLVLTAGASAVLIGESLVKQPDPGAAIAHILPRNF encoded by the coding sequence ATGCAAATCCGTCGTCGTTCACCTAACCCAGCTATTGATGTATCGATATTGCGTTATCAGGCTGTCGTGCCTGATGCAGCGCCAAACAACATCTTGGAAGAAATTGTCTGGCAGAAAGAAGTAGAATATGACCAAATGCGGGAAAAGGTTCCTTTGCAAGAATTGCGAAAGCAGGTACTGACTGCACCGCCAACCCGTGATTTTGTCGCCGCCTTGCACCAAGGTAAGACTAAGCCAGCATTAATTGCCGAAGTTAAAAAAGCTTCACCTAGTAAAGGTGTTTTACGAGAAGATTTTGACCCAGTAGCGATCGCGCTGTCTTATCAGCAAGGTGGTGCTAGTTGTCTTTCTGTGCTGACAGATGTCAAGTTTTTTCAAGGTAGTTTTGAAAACTTAGCCAAGGTTCGGGCTGCCGTAGATTTGCCCCTATTATGCAAAGAATTTATTGTCTATCCTTACCAGATGTACTTGGCGCGGATTCACGGTGCAGATGCTATTTTATTGATTGCCGCTATCCTGAGCGATCAAGATTTGAAATACTTCCTCAAAATTGCTAACAACCTGAAAATGGCAACCTTGGTTGAAGTTCATAGTTTGGCAGAACTTGACCGTGTGCTAGCCTTAGATGGAGTCTCCTTGGTAGGAATCAATAATCGCAATTTGGAAGATTTCTCTGTCGATCTGCAAACTACTTGCCAACTTTTGGCTGCAAGGGGTAGACAATTGCAAGAAAAAGATATCCTTGTTGTCAGCGAGTCAGGACTACACAACACAGAAGATTTGAGTTTAGTGCTGACAGCAGGTGCATCTGCTGTACTCATTGGAGAATCTTTGGTAAAACAACCAGATCCCGGTGCTGCGATCGCTCATATATTACCGAGGAATTTTTGA
- the lpdA gene encoding dihydrolipoyl dehydrogenase, producing the protein MSQGYDYDLVIIGAGVGGHGAALHAVSCGLKTAIIEAADMGGTCVNRGCIPSKALLAASGRVRELRNAHHLKSLGIQIGSVEFDRQAIANHASNLVSKIQGDLTNSLKRLGVDIIRGWGKIAGAQKVSVVGDGGEKTITAKDIILSPGSIPFVPPGIEVDGKTVFTSDQGVKLESLPDWVAIIGSGYIGLEFSDIYSALGCEITLIEALDQLMPGFDRDIAKLAERVLITPRDIETKVGIYAKKVIPGSPVVIELADFKTKEDVDVIEVDACLVATGRIPATKNLGLESVGVELDRRNFIPVDDRMAVLSAGEVVPHLWAIGDANGKMMLAHAASAQGVIAVENIVGREKIVDYRSIPAAAFTHPEVSYVGLTETAAKELGQAEGFEIATSRSYFKGNSKALAENEADGIAKVIYRKDTGEVLGVHIFGLHASDLIHEASAAIANRQSVHNLAHLVHAHPTLSEVLDEAYKRAIAI; encoded by the coding sequence GTGAGTCAAGGATATGATTACGATTTAGTAATTATCGGCGCTGGTGTAGGCGGGCATGGCGCAGCCTTACACGCCGTAAGTTGTGGTTTGAAAACAGCAATTATTGAAGCTGCTGATATGGGAGGAACCTGTGTTAATCGCGGCTGTATTCCTTCTAAAGCGCTGCTGGCAGCATCTGGACGTGTGCGGGAGTTACGCAATGCCCACCACCTCAAGTCACTGGGAATTCAAATTGGTAGCGTAGAATTCGATCGCCAAGCGATCGCTAATCATGCTAGTAATCTCGTCTCGAAAATTCAAGGCGACTTAACCAACAGCCTCAAACGGCTAGGGGTCGATATCATCAGGGGTTGGGGAAAAATCGCTGGGGCGCAAAAAGTTTCTGTCGTCGGAGACGGCGGTGAAAAAACCATCACAGCCAAAGACATTATCCTTTCACCTGGTTCAATTCCTTTTGTGCCTCCAGGGATTGAAGTAGACGGCAAAACTGTCTTTACCAGCGATCAAGGTGTCAAATTAGAGTCATTACCAGACTGGGTGGCAATTATTGGTAGTGGTTACATCGGCTTAGAATTTTCTGATATTTACTCAGCTTTGGGTTGTGAAATCACCTTGATTGAAGCCCTAGATCAGTTAATGCCAGGATTTGACCGCGATATTGCCAAGCTTGCCGAACGGGTGCTAATTACTCCCCGCGATATTGAAACGAAAGTCGGGATATACGCCAAAAAAGTCATTCCCGGTTCACCTGTAGTCATTGAGTTAGCAGATTTCAAAACCAAAGAAGATGTAGATGTCATCGAGGTAGATGCTTGCTTGGTAGCTACAGGACGCATCCCGGCGACCAAAAATCTCGGTTTAGAGTCTGTGGGTGTGGAACTCGATCGGCGGAATTTTATTCCAGTAGACGATCGCATGGCAGTACTATCAGCAGGTGAAGTCGTACCGCATTTGTGGGCAATTGGCGACGCGAATGGGAAGATGATGTTAGCCCATGCGGCTTCTGCTCAAGGCGTCATCGCGGTAGAAAATATAGTTGGGAGGGAAAAAATAGTAGACTATCGCAGCATCCCCGCAGCGGCATTTACCCACCCAGAGGTCAGCTATGTAGGCTTAACTGAAACAGCAGCTAAGGAGTTGGGACAAGCCGAAGGATTTGAAATCGCCACCAGTAGGAGTTACTTCAAAGGAAATTCCAAAGCGTTGGCAGAAAATGAAGCCGACGGTATTGCCAAGGTGATATATCGCAAAGACACCGGAGAAGTCTTAGGAGTCCACATTTTCGGACTGCACGCCTCAGACTTAATTCATGAAGCGTCAGCCGCGATCGCCAACCGTCAATCTGTCCACAATCTTGCACATCTAGTTCACGCCCACCCGACACTCTCGGAAGTTCTGGACGAAGCTTATAAACGAGCGATCGCAATTTAG